Genomic DNA from Methanofollis sp. W23:
CTCCTTCTCAGGGATCTTAACAGGCCCCCTGAGCAGATCTGCTTTATGATCACCGGAGAGGACATGCTCGAAGCGCCAGAAAAGATCATTGAGGCGACCGGGTGGTGCCGGGAGGTGGGGATCCAGGGGACGACCTTCCACATCTCCACCGACCAACCTGAACAGATCAGAGGGTGTCTCCCGACGATCCGGAGGATCGGAGAGATCGCCAGACTCACTCTCCACTATGCAGACACCGTCGAGACCATCGGCGAGGGGATGGAGGTGACCGTCGCCGTCGGGATGAGCGGGCGCGAGGAGATCACCGCATGTATCAGAGAGATCGCCAGGGAAGGGGCAGCGCCTGATGAGATCAATGAGGAGATGATCGAACGCCACCTCACCTTCACCTGCATGCCAGACCTGGTGATCAAGACTGGCGGCAATTATCTCACCGACTTTCTCATCTGGCAGTCAGTCTATTCCGAGCTCTTCTTCCTTGACGTGAACTGGAAGTGGTTCAGAAAAGTGGACTTTCTCAGGGCGATCAGGGACTATCAGTCCAGGGCCCG
This window encodes:
- a CDS encoding undecaprenyl diphosphate synthase family protein — protein: MIRWFYERLLLRDLNRPPEQICFMITGEDMLEAPEKIIEATGWCREVGIQGTTFHISTDQPEQIRGCLPTIRRIGEIARLTLHYADTVETIGEGMEVTVAVGMSGREEITACIREIAREGAAPDEINEEMIERHLTFTCMPDLVIKTGGNYLTDFLIWQSVYSELFFLDVNWKWFRKVDFLRAIRDYQSRARRFGT